One genomic window of Triplophysa rosa linkage group LG11, Trosa_1v2, whole genome shotgun sequence includes the following:
- the LOC130561304 gene encoding fatty acid CoA ligase Acsl3-like has protein sequence MPCCVLGLAGSFEKPPLTKLLSNLTLSSRMRRFSTAFTQLKQXASAKHQDYKTQIVLCDPIVYVCVVWDYSTGRVGAPLVCCEIQLKDWTEGGYRSTDKPCPRGEILIGGPNVTMGYYKNKEKNCEDFFVGKKGQRWFCTGDIGEFHGDGCLKIIDRKKDLVKLQAGEYVSLGKVEAILKNCPLIDNICAYANSNESYVIGFVVPNQKQLLALAERRRVKGLWEELCNSPIIEEEVLKVITEVALTAQLERFEIPCKICLSTDAWTPETGLVTDAFKLKRKELKTHYQHDIERMYGAK, from the exons ATGCCTTGCTGTGTCTTGGGTTTGGCGGGAAGC TTCGAGAAGCCTCCTTTGACAAAACTGTTGTCAAACCTCACACTGTCTTCACGGATGAGACGTTTCTCCACTGCTTTTACACAGTTAAAACAAANAGCTTCAGCCAAACATCAAGACT ACAAAACACAGATCGTTTTGTGTGATcctattgtgtatgtgtgtgtagtttggGATTACAGTACGGGAAGAGTCGGAGCACCTCTGGTTTGCTGTGAGATCCAGCTGAAGGACTGGACGGAGG GTGGTTACCGGAGCACAGATAAACCCTGTCCACGAGgagagattctgattggtggaCCTAACGTAACCATGGGTTACTACAAGAACAAGGAGAAGAACTGTGAGGATTTCTTTGTGGGTAAGAAAGGCCAGCGGTGGTTCTGCACGGGAGACATCGGAGAGTTTCATGGAGACGGCTGTCTGAAGATTATTG ACCGTAAGAAGGACCTGGTGAAGCTTCAGGCTGGAGAATATGTTTCTTTGGGGAAGGTGGAAGCCATCCTGAAAAACTGCCCTCTCATCGACAACATCTGTGCTTATGCCAACAG CAATGAATCTTACGTGATTGGCTTTGTGGTGCCCAATCAGAAACAGCTCCTGGCACTTGCAGAGAGGAGGCGTGTCAAAGGTTTGTGGGAGGAGCTTTGTAACAGCCCCATCATTGAGGAGGAGGTGCTTAAAGTCATCACAGAGGTGGCACTGACAG CTCAGTTAGAAAGGTTTGAGATTCCATGTAAGATCTGTTTGAGTACGGATGCCTGGACCCCAGAGACCGGCCTGGTGACGGACGCTTTTAAACTCAAACGAAAAGAACTGAAAACTCATTACCAGCATGACATCGAGAGAATGTACGGtgccaaataa
- the LOC130561303 gene encoding low-density lipoprotein receptor-related protein 1-like, with protein sequence MLQIWHISTNILENELYTSLQQLLKTLWHSFSEFTVFPDQFKPFIIFSNRHEIRRIDLHKGEFSVLVPGLRNTIALDFHLNESSLYWTDVVEDKIYRGKLSENGALTSFDVVIQYGLATPEGLAVDWIAGNIYWVESNLDQIEVAKLDGTMRTTLLAGDVEHPRAIALDPREG encoded by the exons ATGTTGCAAATCTGGCATATTTCCACAAACATATTGGAAAATGAGCTTTATACTTCACTTCAGCAGCTTCTCAAAACGCTTTGGCATTCCTTCAGTGAGTTTACTGTTTTTCCAGATCAATTTAAACCGTTTATCATCTTCTCCAACCGGCATGAGATTCGACGGATCGATCTTCACAAAGGAGAGTTCAGTGTGTTAGTGCCAGGCCTGAGAAACACCATCGCCCTCGACTTTCACCTGAACGAGAGCTCGCTCTACTGGACAGACGTTGTTGAAGACAAGATTTACCGCGGGAAACTGTCCGAGAATGGCG CACTGACCAGTTTTGACGTGGTAATCCAGTATGGTTTAGCGACTCCAGAGGGTCTGGCTGTTGACTGGATTGCTGGAAACATCTACTGGGTGGAGAGTAATCTGGATCAGATTGAGGTGGCTAAACTGGACGGGACAATGCGTACCACTCTACTGGCAGGAGATGTGGAGCACCCCCGAGCCATCGCCCTCGACCCCAGAGAAGGGTAA